A window from Paraburkholderia acidiphila encodes these proteins:
- a CDS encoding AMP-binding protein, with amino-acid sequence MSNLPWLSQYPAGVAADIDLDDYPSMAALLEEAVARFGERIAFHQFGVDLSYRQLEEHSARLAAYFQKDLRLNPGDRIALMLPNALQHPIAMFAALRAGLTVVNVNPLYTAPELANLIKDSGARAIVVMEVSAATLEQALASVAIEHVIVARVAEMQSFPRSILVDYVVRKKKKLVPHWTIPGAIAFKTAMTARPAAAFTRPALNRDTRAFLQYTGGTTGEPKGAVLTHGNVLADVLIFAEWVQPVFRESGEITLVALPLYHVAALVCQCLVSLHLGTRCVLVMNPRDIPSLVKDFATHRPTVFGGLNTLFTALMNNEDFAALDFSSLRSTFGGGTATQPAVADRWQKLTGTPVVEAYGLSEAAGAVTANPVTQTAFEGTIGVPLPSMRIEIRDERGAAVGAGTPGEICVAGPVVMQGYFNRPEETAHAIGADGFFSTGDIGVMDERGVIRIVDRKRDMILVSGFNVYPNEVEGVLFRHPGILEVAVVGVVDEQSGETPVAFVVKKEPRLTEADVIEFARTSLTAYKVPKHVVFVNDLPKTPVGKVLRRQLRDRLNV; translated from the coding sequence ATGTCGAACTTGCCCTGGCTTTCGCAATACCCCGCTGGCGTTGCTGCCGACATCGACCTCGACGACTACCCATCGATGGCCGCCCTGCTGGAGGAGGCCGTCGCCCGCTTTGGCGAGCGGATCGCCTTTCATCAGTTCGGCGTGGATCTCAGCTATCGTCAGCTGGAAGAGCATTCCGCACGCCTTGCCGCCTATTTCCAGAAAGATCTTCGGCTCAACCCCGGAGACCGCATCGCACTCATGTTGCCGAACGCCCTGCAACACCCTATCGCGATGTTTGCCGCGCTGCGGGCCGGGCTCACCGTGGTCAACGTCAACCCGCTCTACACCGCGCCCGAACTGGCGAACTTGATCAAGGATTCCGGTGCGCGTGCGATCGTGGTCATGGAAGTGTCCGCGGCTACGCTCGAGCAGGCGCTCGCCAGTGTCGCCATCGAACACGTGATCGTCGCGCGCGTGGCGGAGATGCAGAGCTTCCCGAGATCCATCCTCGTCGATTACGTCGTTCGAAAAAAGAAAAAGCTCGTCCCCCACTGGACGATTCCCGGTGCGATCGCCTTCAAGACCGCCATGACCGCACGCCCTGCCGCGGCGTTCACGAGGCCGGCGCTGAACCGCGACACCCGGGCGTTCCTGCAATACACCGGTGGCACGACCGGCGAGCCCAAAGGGGCCGTGCTCACGCACGGCAACGTACTCGCGGACGTGCTGATATTTGCCGAGTGGGTCCAACCGGTGTTTCGCGAAAGCGGCGAAATCACGCTCGTTGCCCTGCCCCTGTATCACGTGGCCGCCCTGGTGTGCCAATGCCTCGTCTCGTTGCACCTGGGAACCCGCTGCGTTCTGGTGATGAACCCACGCGACATTCCCTCCCTCGTGAAGGACTTTGCAACGCATCGGCCAACCGTGTTCGGCGGCCTTAACACGCTATTCACGGCGCTGATGAACAACGAGGACTTTGCCGCGCTCGACTTCTCCTCGCTGCGCAGTACCTTCGGGGGAGGCACCGCGACCCAGCCTGCCGTTGCCGATCGCTGGCAGAAACTCACGGGCACCCCGGTGGTGGAAGCCTATGGGCTATCGGAAGCCGCCGGCGCGGTAACGGCCAATCCCGTCACGCAGACCGCCTTCGAAGGCACGATCGGCGTGCCGCTGCCGTCCATGCGCATTGAAATCCGCGACGAGCGCGGCGCAGCCGTAGGCGCGGGCACGCCGGGCGAAATCTGCGTCGCCGGGCCCGTTGTCATGCAAGGCTACTTCAACCGGCCGGAGGAAACCGCCCATGCGATCGGCGCCGATGGATTCTTCTCGACCGGCGATATCGGCGTCATGGACGAGCGCGGTGTGATCCGGATTGTCGACCGTAAGCGGGACATGATTCTGGTCTCCGGTTTCAACGTCTACCCAAACGAGGTGGAGGGCGTGCTGTTCCGGCATCCTGGCATTCTGGAGGTCGCGGTCGTGGGTGTAGTGGATGAGCAATCCGGCGAAACGCCCGTCGCCTTCGTGGT